In the genome of Chrysoperla carnea chromosome 5, inChrCarn1.1, whole genome shotgun sequence, the window ttgaaattgcatttaaaatgGAAGAAGATCGTGAAAAACGTGAAACTGCTATGAAAAACTTACTGGTTTTGGCTAGAGAATCAATTGGAGCGGAAATTATGTATAAAGAAGGAgtagtacaaaaaattaatcaactaATCAAAGTggaaaagaaatcaaatttaagaATACAATGTGTACGGATTATTGGTGAATTATGTCGCAACTCGTTAGATCGTACGAAAGGTGTTATCTCAATTGTTGGTATACCGtggtttttagaaataattaattctaaCCAGGAGGAAGATGTAAATGCAGCTCAATATTGTATGCAAACGATTATAAATTCGTATTCAGGAATGGAAAATAAACCAGATTCGAAACCAATTCAAGAATTATGCGAGAAACATAAATCCGAAATCGATACTTTATTATCGTGTTTATTACATTCCGTAACGAACCGAACAATCACAGGCTTAGCGCGAGATTCCATTATGGAATTACTCATAAAAAATATCCATTGGGATCAATTAAATTGGGCTGAACGATTAGTAGAACTTAAAGGTTTGGAACGTTTAATGGAAGTCGCAAGTGAATTAAAAGAGTACAAATATGAATCAGCTATGGATATTACGGATTCAAGTCGAACAATTGCTTCGGTTCTATTTTCGAAAGTATACGAAAATATGTACTACGACAAAGCACGCGAAAATTACTTCTCTCATATTCAAGAATACATTAAGGATAAATTATTGACTCCCGATATTGAATCGAAAGTACGTGTGACTGTTGCAATTACAACACTTTTAACCGGTCCAATTGACGTAGGAAACCAAGTAATTGCCAAAGAAGGTGTTATGGAAATGATTCTAGTAATGGCTGGTACGGAAGATGTCCTTCAACAGAAAGTCGCTTGCGAATGTATTGTGGCTGCGGCATCGAAAAAGGATAAAGCCTTGGCAATTATCAAACAAGGTGTGAACATTTTGaaagaattatataaatcaAAGAACGATGAAATTCGTATTCGGGCTTTGGTCGGTCTATGTAAATTGGGAAGTTACGGTGGAAACGATGCAACAATAAGACCTTTCGCAGATGGAGCAAATCAAAAATTAGGGGAGGCTTGCCgacgatttttaattaatcctAAAAAAGATTACGATACAAAACGTTGGGCGGCTGAAGGCTTATCATACTTAACGTTGGATGCTGAAGTTAAAGAGAAATTAATTGAAGATCGTCCTGCTATTAAAGCTTTAATTGAGCTAGCAAAGACCGGAAATCAAGCTGCGCTTTATGGTGTAGTCACAACGTTAGTAAATCTTTGCAATGCTTACGAAAAACAAGAAATGGTACCAGAAATGATTGAATTGGCAAAGTTTGCAAAGCAACATATACCCGAAGAACATGAATTAGACGATGCCGATTTTGTTACAAAACGAGTCACTATTCTTGCAAAAGAAGGTGTTACATCAGCATTGGTTGCGCTATCAAAAACTGAAAGTAATAATTCAAAGGAGTTAATTGCTAGAGTGTTTAACGCTATTTGTGCAGAACAAGAGTTACGTGGCATTGTAGTACAGCAAGGCGGCGCAAAAGTATTACTTCCCATGGCATTAGAAGGTACAGAAAAGGGTAAAAAACACGCAGCTCAAGCATTAGCTC includes:
- the LOC123300553 gene encoding protein unc-45 homolog B — translated: MGATIVETAETLKDMGNEAFKNGEWDLSIDYYTKAIKKTEDKESKEMHVYYKNRAAAYLKKEKYLNAVSDCDKALEIVPTDPKALFRRSQALESLERYEEAYRDARQVLNVDPTNKAIQPVLARLHTIVQERHRLNASTSTKVTKMIEIAFKMEEDREKRETAMKNLLVLARESIGAEIMYKEGVVQKINQLIKVEKKSNLRIQCVRIIGELCRNSLDRTKGVISIVGIPWFLEIINSNQEEDVNAAQYCMQTIINSYSGMENKPDSKPIQELCEKHKSEIDTLLSCLLHSVTNRTITGLARDSIMELLIKNIHWDQLNWAERLVELKGLERLMEVASELKEYKYESAMDITDSSRTIASVLFSKVYENMYYDKARENYFSHIQEYIKDKLLTPDIESKVRVTVAITTLLTGPIDVGNQVIAKEGVMEMILVMAGTEDVLQQKVACECIVAAASKKDKALAIIKQGVNILKELYKSKNDEIRIRALVGLCKLGSYGGNDATIRPFADGANQKLGEACRRFLINPKKDYDTKRWAAEGLSYLTLDAEVKEKLIEDRPAIKALIELAKTGNQAALYGVVTTLVNLCNAYEKQEMVPEMIELAKFAKQHIPEEHELDDADFVTKRVTILAKEGVTSALVALSKTESNNSKELIARVFNAICAEQELRGIVVQQGGAKVLLPMALEGTEKGKKHAAQALARIGVNINPEVAFPGQRMLEVVRPLINLLHPDCSGLENFEALLTLCNIASCNEAARQRILKDGGLPRIEHFMYEEHTMLCRAATQVITNMVSSPDVVKIYEGDNDRTKYLLVLCGDEDKDTAFAASGALATLTAVSEKCCKKIFELKSWLENIHCLLANPNSEIMYRGVYIVNNLINSSKEVAEKLIDTDVMEILMALTRLGDAAFEGVDKVRKLANEALKSAEKWNLIKKPEDVTEE